One genomic window of Moorella glycerini includes the following:
- a CDS encoding sensor histidine kinase has product MQQQFLTRLRDIPLRWRLTAWYVFLLSLILAGFSAFIYFNMSLSLQRELDAVLMSQGEQVSSSLDAENGQLRLDPTLPLLPGTYIGLYDAGGKILSTNMPANPLTRLQVKSFPVNQPRTVEAQGNEWRVLLVPVKEQGQQLAWLAVARSEEEAEAPLNKLLLFILIAIPLTLVVAAGGGIFLARRALKPIDRIAAKARQISATDLSRRLDLPHGNDEVGHLVATLDEMLDRLDRAFQRQRQFTADASHELRTPLAVIRSQAEAVLNRQHSPEEYRQALAIIRDQAAWMGNLVAKLLLLARSDDRMEQLEMEPLDLGELVEGVTAEWQGIAAAKGLRLKKIIKENVVVRGDQTRLTQLLANLVDNAIKYTPAGEVVVSLERRGRQALLKVQDTGAGIPPEHLPHIFERFYRVDKARSRSEGGFGLGLSICEWIARAHGGKIEVESTVGQGTTFKVRLPAV; this is encoded by the coding sequence TTGCAGCAACAATTTTTAACCCGGCTCCGCGACATTCCCTTGCGCTGGCGGTTGACGGCCTGGTATGTCTTCTTGCTTTCCTTGATATTAGCCGGTTTCAGCGCCTTTATCTATTTCAATATGTCCTTAAGCCTGCAACGGGAATTGGACGCCGTGCTAATGTCCCAGGGGGAGCAGGTTTCAAGCAGCCTGGATGCTGAAAACGGCCAGCTCCGCTTGGACCCGACATTACCCCTTTTACCGGGAACATATATCGGCCTTTACGACGCCGGGGGCAAAATCCTCAGTACAAACATGCCGGCGAACCCGCTTACCCGTTTACAGGTAAAGAGTTTTCCCGTCAATCAACCGCGAACAGTAGAGGCTCAAGGAAACGAATGGCGGGTACTTCTGGTACCTGTTAAGGAGCAGGGCCAACAACTCGCCTGGCTCGCGGTGGCACGCTCCGAAGAAGAAGCCGAGGCTCCCCTGAACAAGCTGCTATTATTCATCCTCATCGCCATACCTTTAACCCTGGTGGTAGCGGCCGGCGGTGGTATTTTCCTGGCCCGGCGGGCGCTAAAGCCTATTGATAGAATTGCCGCCAAAGCGCGCCAGATCAGCGCTACTGACCTCAGCAGGCGCCTGGACCTGCCCCACGGTAACGACGAGGTGGGTCACCTGGTGGCCACCCTGGACGAGATGCTGGATCGCTTGGACCGGGCCTTCCAGCGCCAGCGGCAGTTTACCGCCGACGCCTCCCATGAACTCCGCACCCCCCTGGCCGTCATCCGCAGCCAGGCCGAGGCGGTTTTAAACCGGCAACATTCGCCGGAAGAATACCGCCAGGCCCTGGCAATCATCCGCGACCAGGCGGCGTGGATGGGTAACCTGGTCGCCAAGTTATTGCTCCTGGCCCGGAGTGACGACAGGATGGAACAGTTGGAGATGGAACCCCTGGATTTGGGTGAACTGGTGGAAGGCGTCACGGCCGAATGGCAGGGGATAGCGGCGGCAAAGGGTTTGCGGCTGAAAAAGATAATAAAGGAAAACGTGGTCGTTCGCGGTGACCAGACGCGCCTGACCCAGCTCCTGGCCAACCTGGTGGATAATGCCATTAAATACACGCCGGCAGGTGAGGTGGTCGTCAGCCTGGAACGGCGGGGAAGGCAAGCCCTGCTAAAGGTGCAAGATACGGGAGCCGGTATCCCCCCGGAGCACCTGCCCCATATCTTTGAGCGTTTTTACCGGGTCGATAAAGCACGTTCCCGGTCGGAAGGCGGTTTTGGCCTGGGGCTGTCTATTTGCGAGTGGATTGCTCGGGCCCATGGTGGCAAAATTGAGGTAGAAAGCACGGTGGGGCAGGGGACAACCTTTAAGGTGCGGTTACCGGCTGTGTGA
- a CDS encoding response regulator transcription factor — MRILVVEDETFLARTLARCLQEEGYAVDIAYDGEEGVAFAETVIYDLIILDLMLPRLDGMEVIRRLRNERINAPVLMLTARDTVADKVKGLDAGADDYLTKPFALDELLARVRALLRRESENKSTILQVGDLVMDTVSHQVRRGSREIRLTNKEYALLEYLMRNPNRVLTRTQIAEHVWDYDFSGMSNIVDVYIRYLRRKIDDNFEPKLLYTIRGSGYCLREPGAS; from the coding sequence ATGCGTATCCTGGTCGTCGAGGATGAAACTTTCCTGGCCCGTACCCTGGCCCGCTGTTTGCAAGAAGAAGGGTATGCTGTCGATATTGCCTATGACGGCGAGGAGGGGGTCGCCTTTGCGGAAACGGTCATCTACGACTTGATAATCCTGGATCTGATGCTGCCCCGGCTGGACGGGATGGAAGTTATCCGGCGCCTGAGAAATGAGCGCATCAACGCTCCCGTCCTCATGCTTACAGCCCGGGATACGGTGGCCGACAAGGTAAAGGGGCTGGACGCTGGGGCCGACGATTACCTCACCAAACCCTTTGCCCTGGACGAGCTCCTGGCCCGTGTCCGGGCTTTACTGCGCCGGGAAAGCGAGAATAAGAGCACTATCCTCCAGGTCGGGGACCTGGTCATGGATACGGTTTCCCATCAAGTGCGCCGGGGGAGCCGGGAAATTAGACTGACCAATAAAGAATACGCCCTGCTGGAGTACTTGATGCGCAATCCCAACCGGGTGTTGACCCGGACCCAGATAGCCGAACACGTCTGGGATTACGACTTCAGCGGCATGTCCAATATTGTCGACGTCTATATCCGCTACCTGCGGCGGAAAATCGACGATAATTTTGAACCCAAGTTACTCTATACCATTCGCGGCAGCGGCTATTGCCTGCGAGAGCCCGGCGCAAGCTGA
- a CDS encoding response regulator, translated as MLILLVEDNEANRVLMKDILTLTGNKILEAGTGEEGVRLAQKHKPQLIFMDVELPGMDGITATKILKQDARTRDIPVVAVSSYYDEKEKRLFLANGGDYYLSKPIDVELVLATVRRFLPDI; from the coding sequence ATGCTAATCTTACTGGTTGAAGATAACGAGGCTAACAGGGTGCTGATGAAAGACATCCTGACGCTGACCGGCAATAAGATTTTAGAAGCCGGCACCGGTGAAGAAGGGGTCCGGCTGGCGCAAAAGCATAAACCGCAATTAATTTTTATGGATGTGGAGCTCCCCGGCATGGATGGCATAACGGCAACTAAAATTTTAAAACAAGACGCCAGGACGAGGGATATCCCGGTCGTTGCCGTCAGTTCATATTATGATGAAAAAGAAAAAAGGCTTTTCCTGGCAAATGGAGGCGATTATTACCTGAGCAAACCTATAGATGTCGAGCTGGTACTGGCGACAGTAAGGCGGTTTTTGCCCGACATTTAG